Proteins encoded by one window of Salmonirosea aquatica:
- a CDS encoding dicarboxylate/amino acid:cation symporter, with protein sequence MKKLALHWQILIGMVLGILAGYVFSRFAWGSNFVVAWIKPWGTIFINLLKLIAIPLIVASLIKGVSDLDDIRQLSRLGTRTLGLYILSTLLAVSLGLIVVNLAQPGSFIEEGTRTDLMASFGVNAEQSVGKAAENQNKGPLSALVDVVPDNVIGAAASNGNMLQVIFFVVFFGIGLILIPTDKSEPVKRFFDGVNEVVLKMIDLIMLAAPYGVFALLAALVVESPSPDVFKALAAYALTVLFGLAVLVFAFYPTLIRLFTGISYGDFFRGIAPAQLLAFSTSSSAATLPVTMERVEEHIGVEKEVVSFVCPVGATINMDGTSLYQAVAAVFIAQAFGNDLTLGQQLTIVLTATLASIGSAAVPGAGILMLVIVLESIGVNPAGIALIFAVDRPLDMCRTVVNITSDATVAILVGKSLGKLTGPKVKEWDDHLVE encoded by the coding sequence ATGAAAAAACTTGCGCTGCATTGGCAGATCCTCATCGGCATGGTACTGGGCATCCTGGCCGGATACGTGTTTTCCAGGTTTGCTTGGGGGAGTAATTTCGTAGTGGCCTGGATCAAGCCCTGGGGTACCATCTTCATCAATCTACTCAAACTTATTGCCATTCCGCTCATCGTGGCCTCGCTCATCAAGGGCGTGTCGGACCTGGACGATATCCGGCAACTTTCCCGGCTGGGTACCCGTACCCTGGGGTTGTACATCCTGAGTACCCTGCTGGCCGTATCACTCGGACTAATCGTTGTGAATCTGGCGCAGCCGGGTAGTTTTATAGAAGAAGGTACCCGCACGGATCTGATGGCCAGTTTTGGGGTAAACGCCGAGCAGAGCGTAGGCAAGGCCGCTGAAAATCAGAACAAAGGCCCACTGAGTGCGCTGGTCGATGTGGTACCGGATAATGTGATCGGTGCCGCCGCCTCCAATGGCAACATGCTGCAGGTGATTTTCTTTGTGGTATTTTTCGGCATTGGCCTGATCCTGATTCCCACCGATAAGTCGGAACCCGTCAAGCGTTTTTTCGATGGGGTCAATGAAGTAGTCCTTAAAATGATCGACCTGATCATGCTGGCCGCTCCCTACGGCGTATTTGCACTTTTGGCCGCTCTGGTGGTGGAATCTCCTTCGCCCGATGTATTCAAGGCCCTGGCTGCCTATGCGCTTACGGTGCTATTCGGACTGGCGGTACTGGTTTTTGCCTTCTATCCCACTTTAATCAGACTCTTCACCGGTATTTCTTACGGTGATTTTTTCCGGGGCATCGCGCCCGCCCAACTTTTAGCTTTCTCGACCAGTTCCAGCGCTGCTACCTTACCCGTAACGATGGAGCGCGTGGAGGAACATATCGGTGTGGAGAAAGAAGTCGTGTCGTTTGTGTGTCCCGTGGGAGCTACCATCAATATGGACGGTACAAGCCTGTACCAGGCCGTGGCGGCGGTGTTCATTGCGCAGGCTTTTGGCAATGACCTCACCCTGGGTCAGCAACTCACTATCGTCCTCACGGCTACCCTGGCCTCCATTGGCTCCGCCGCAGTACCTGGCGCAGGTATCCTGATGCTCGTCATTGTACTGGAATCCATCGGTGTCAATCCGGCGGGTATCGCGCTGATCTTCGCGGTGGATCGTCCGCTCGATATGTGCCGTACAGTGGTGAATATCACCAGCGACGCCACCGTAGCGATTCTGGTGGGAAAAAGCTTAGGAAAACTGACGGGCCCGAAGGTGAAGGAGTGGGACGATCATTTGGTGGAGTAG
- a CDS encoding sigma-54-dependent transcriptional regulator has translation MILIVDDDVAIRTSLSLLLKKAGFSVKGAASPTETFEVLQLEVPQLILLDLNFSIETSGVEGMALLRRIRQFDPNIPVILITGWGSIELAVQGMKEGARDFITKPWNNEHLVQSIHTLLNLTEPAPPSSTRRQLDQKYQLDNIVGRDPRLLDVLETVGRVAPTDAPVLITGESGTGKELIAEAIHLNSRRKRAPFVKVNLGGISSTLFESELFGHVRGAFTDAKTDRTGRFELAHRGTIFLDEIGELDLSSQVKLLRVLQERSFEPLGSSKSRTVDVRVICATNRNLEEMVAQGTFREDLYYRINLITVKLPTLRERPDDIPLLAEFFINNLKTIYQRPGLRLSPTASRWLKTLPLPGNIRQLKNTVERTVLLSGQDELDVADFQKNITSPVSTAARSLPEVGTLTLEEMEYQMIRRAMEFHQNKVSKVARSLGITRFALYRRLEKYGIAYDTTDV, from the coding sequence ATGATCCTCATCGTTGACGACGACGTAGCCATTCGAACTTCCCTGAGTCTGCTTTTGAAAAAGGCCGGATTCAGCGTGAAAGGCGCGGCTTCGCCAACGGAGACGTTTGAAGTTTTGCAGCTAGAGGTACCCCAGCTCATTCTGCTGGACCTCAACTTCTCGATCGAAACCTCGGGCGTGGAAGGCATGGCGCTATTACGACGAATCCGGCAATTTGACCCGAATATCCCGGTAATTCTCATTACTGGCTGGGGTTCCATCGAGTTGGCCGTGCAAGGCATGAAAGAGGGCGCGCGGGACTTTATTACCAAACCCTGGAACAACGAGCACCTGGTCCAATCCATCCATACCCTGCTCAATCTTACTGAACCGGCCCCGCCCTCCTCGACCCGACGACAGCTCGACCAGAAATACCAGCTCGACAACATCGTAGGCCGCGACCCGCGCCTGTTGGACGTCCTGGAAACCGTGGGCCGGGTGGCGCCCACCGACGCGCCGGTACTCATCACGGGCGAGAGCGGCACGGGCAAGGAGCTCATCGCCGAGGCCATCCATCTCAACAGTCGGCGCAAACGGGCCCCTTTTGTGAAAGTCAACCTGGGCGGCATTTCGTCCACACTGTTTGAGAGCGAACTGTTCGGCCACGTGCGCGGGGCATTTACCGACGCTAAAACCGACCGCACCGGTCGCTTCGAACTGGCCCATCGGGGTACCATCTTTCTGGACGAGATCGGCGAACTGGATCTGTCCAGCCAGGTCAAGTTGCTGCGGGTGCTGCAGGAGCGTTCCTTTGAGCCTTTGGGCAGCAGCAAAAGCCGCACCGTAGACGTGCGGGTAATTTGCGCCACCAACCGGAATCTAGAAGAAATGGTAGCCCAGGGTACCTTTCGGGAAGATCTCTATTACCGCATCAACCTGATCACCGTCAAGCTCCCCACCCTGCGCGAGCGCCCCGACGACATCCCGCTGCTGGCCGAGTTTTTTATCAATAACCTAAAAACCATTTACCAGCGGCCGGGGCTGCGCCTGAGTCCTACGGCATCCCGGTGGCTGAAAACCCTGCCACTGCCGGGGAATATCCGTCAACTTAAAAATACCGTGGAGCGTACCGTACTGCTTTCGGGACAGGACGAACTCGACGTAGCCGATTTCCAAAAAAATATCACTTCCCCCGTCAGCACCGCCGCCCGCAGTCTGCCGGAGGTAGGTACCCTGACTCTTGAAGAAATGGAGTATCAGATGATCCGCCGCGCCATGGAATTCCATCAGAACAAGGTGTCCAAAGTAGCCCGCTCGCTGGGTATCACGCGCTTCGCCCTGTACCGGCGGCTCGAAAAGTACGGGATCGCCTATGACACCACCGACGTATGA
- a CDS encoding ABC transporter ATP-binding protein produces MIKLQNVEKVYRTSSIETLALNNINLNVKKGEFISIMGPSGCGKSTLLNIMGLLDEPSQGTIEIDGSRVESYRDKELAHLRNQKLGFIFQSFHLINDLSVLDNVEIPLLYRTSSAKQRRELAQEALEKVGLSNRMKHFPKQLSGGQKQRVAIARAIVGRPEIILADEPTGNLDSVMGNEILSILKKLNEDGATIVMVTHDDAMAKQTHRLVRLFDGTQVQ; encoded by the coding sequence ATGATTAAATTACAGAATGTCGAAAAAGTTTACCGAACCAGCTCGATCGAAACGCTGGCCCTTAACAACATCAATCTCAATGTTAAGAAGGGTGAGTTTATCTCCATCATGGGCCCTTCGGGCTGCGGGAAAAGTACCCTGCTCAACATCATGGGACTGCTGGATGAGCCCTCCCAAGGTACCATCGAGATCGATGGCAGCCGAGTGGAAAGTTACCGCGACAAGGAACTGGCGCACCTGCGCAACCAGAAGCTGGGCTTTATTTTCCAGAGTTTTCACTTGATCAATGACCTTTCGGTGCTGGATAACGTGGAAATACCACTGCTGTACCGGACCAGTTCGGCCAAACAACGCCGCGAGCTAGCCCAGGAAGCGCTCGAAAAGGTAGGGCTCAGCAACCGGATGAAGCATTTTCCCAAACAACTCTCCGGCGGTCAAAAGCAGCGCGTGGCCATTGCCCGGGCCATCGTGGGCCGACCCGAAATTATCCTGGCCGACGAACCGACGGGAAATCTGGACAGTGTGATGGGTAACGAGATTTTGAGCATTCTGAAAAAGCTGAATGAGGATGGCGCTACCATCGTGATGGTGACCCACGACGACGCCATGGCCAAACAGACCCACCGCCTCGTCCGCCTCTTCGACGGTACTCAGGTACAATGA
- a CDS encoding C45 family autoproteolytic acyltransferase/hydolase, translated as MLHLDFNSISESILGPKWQKLFNTHWPAYRAWFQSKGAATNPDLHTSVAQLRHYMPEMMPTYERMCELAGHDPIAARFLTGWQPPAYISGCSQVVTQNPPQLVRNYDYHPNLSEGTLLHSAWNGKAVMATGDCLWGVVDGINADGLVASLTFGGRKVVGKGFGIPFILRYVLEFCSTVDEAVAALQRVPSHMAYNIMLLDKSGAHKMLQIAPDQAVVVTDALVSTNHQHKVDWPEHAQFSKTVERERYLLEMLATANLEAEDMAQTFLHPPLYARRFNEGFGTIYTAVYRPAEGYLELRWPGKTLRQSFDGFQEGITTVHYSESVQAIPVPATQMGTPAAATPAYVPTETDEYWTQYGQAWATGDPTVMAKNVAQSILSATGKADDAQLAKLLELFTSETKKRGQIPWEMLADLWDEPVAS; from the coding sequence ATGCTACACCTTGATTTTAATTCAATATCCGAATCTATACTGGGCCCGAAATGGCAAAAACTTTTCAATACCCACTGGCCCGCCTACCGGGCCTGGTTCCAATCGAAAGGAGCCGCGACTAACCCCGATTTACACACTTCGGTAGCGCAGCTGCGCCACTATATGCCCGAAATGATGCCGACCTACGAACGCATGTGCGAGTTGGCGGGCCATGATCCCATCGCGGCGCGTTTCCTGACGGGTTGGCAGCCGCCTGCCTACATTTCGGGTTGTTCGCAGGTCGTGACGCAAAATCCGCCGCAACTGGTCCGCAATTATGATTATCACCCCAATCTGAGCGAGGGTACCTTACTGCACAGCGCCTGGAATGGTAAAGCGGTGATGGCTACGGGCGATTGCCTGTGGGGTGTGGTGGATGGCATCAACGCCGATGGACTGGTGGCTTCCCTCACGTTCGGGGGGCGCAAGGTGGTAGGCAAAGGCTTCGGTATTCCGTTTATCCTGCGCTACGTACTGGAATTTTGCAGCACCGTGGACGAGGCCGTCGCGGCTCTGCAACGTGTTCCCTCGCACATGGCCTATAACATTATGCTTCTGGACAAAAGCGGCGCTCACAAAATGCTGCAGATAGCGCCCGACCAAGCGGTAGTGGTCACGGACGCACTGGTATCCACCAACCATCAGCACAAAGTCGATTGGCCCGAACACGCGCAGTTTTCCAAAACGGTGGAGCGTGAAAGGTACCTGCTGGAGATGCTGGCAACGGCCAACCTGGAAGCCGAGGATATGGCGCAGACTTTCCTGCACCCTCCTTTGTACGCCCGTCGCTTCAACGAAGGCTTCGGCACCATTTACACGGCGGTGTACCGTCCGGCCGAGGGCTACCTGGAACTGCGCTGGCCGGGCAAAACGTTGCGGCAATCGTTCGACGGATTCCAGGAAGGTATTACTACCGTACATTATTCAGAAAGTGTGCAGGCCATTCCTGTCCCCGCCACCCAAATGGGTACCCCCGCTGCCGCAACACCCGCCTATGTACCTACCGAAACGGACGAATACTGGACGCAATACGGTCAGGCCTGGGCTACGGGCGATCCCACGGTGATGGCCAAAAATGTGGCGCAATCCATCCTGAGTGCCACCGGCAAGGCCGACGATGCCCAACTGGCCAAACTGCTGGAACTTTTCACCTCGGAAACCAAAAAGCGTGGCCAGATTCCCTGGGAGATGCTGGCTGATTTGTGGGACGAACCGGTAGCGAGTTAG
- a CDS encoding GIY-YIG nuclease family protein translates to MSSNIINHLGFQFDDAISVQGRYSISDLFPPSKNRCGIYLLNFSDSTFYIGQAIDVVRRFSQHRKNYDTIYQLWFLPVKKENLNDVEQKLIFEAEKLGLLLINKTFVSNILGDTDLDLIISPLEQENWLTTNTHSQNEVSNIYSVVNIKHRVKYRHNFEKLRQVPIYIQLKRILNFYLVNCLPAHKMTELSFWSLSCLPSTNANTFPRYISLNINAMEALVMGYEKKTKTEFCFVVLSRRLFNRKTDLKNLHRKYSTMRIFESKYRAGGSDQVRFEFSNLIEFESFLTTNSLIINSIKNFNLRLMRKGGTIYSPFHCFDLVRDILS, encoded by the coding sequence ATGTCATCAAATATCATAAATCATTTGGGATTTCAATTTGATGATGCAATATCAGTTCAGGGAAGATATTCCATTTCAGACTTATTCCCGCCCTCTAAAAATCGTTGTGGAATTTATCTTCTCAATTTTTCAGATAGCACCTTCTACATTGGCCAAGCCATTGATGTAGTCAGAAGATTTTCCCAACATAGGAAAAATTACGACACCATTTATCAGCTTTGGTTCTTACCAGTTAAAAAGGAAAATCTAAACGATGTTGAGCAAAAACTGATATTCGAGGCCGAAAAGCTAGGACTATTGTTGATCAATAAAACCTTTGTATCAAACATCCTGGGTGATACAGATCTTGATTTGATCATCAGTCCATTAGAGCAGGAAAATTGGTTGACTACCAATACCCATTCTCAAAATGAAGTATCGAATATTTACTCAGTTGTAAACATAAAGCATAGAGTAAAATACCGTCACAATTTCGAAAAATTGAGGCAGGTACCTATATATATCCAACTCAAACGAATTCTGAATTTTTACTTGGTTAATTGCCTACCTGCGCACAAAATGACTGAGTTGTCTTTCTGGTCGTTAAGTTGCTTACCATCTACAAATGCCAACACATTCCCCAGATACATTTCCTTGAATATCAATGCTATGGAAGCACTGGTTATGGGATACGAAAAGAAAACGAAAACTGAATTCTGCTTCGTAGTACTATCCCGTAGGCTTTTTAATAGAAAAACTGATCTCAAAAATCTTCATAGAAAATATAGCACGATGAGAATTTTTGAGTCAAAATACAGAGCGGGTGGTTCTGACCAAGTACGTTTTGAGTTTTCTAATCTAATTGAATTCGAAAGCTTTTTAACTACAAATTCATTGATAATCAACTCTATTAAGAATTTCAATCTTCGCTTGATGCGCAAAGGCGGTACCATCTATTCACCCTTTCACTGCTTCGACTTAGTTAGAGATATCTTATCTTGA
- a CDS encoding TolC family protein, with protein MKKLLPILLLLIQSHFSFAQTQHYTLKEVVNLAREQSIAAKQAATRKNTNEWQYRSFIADFKPQLSLNGTLPGFTRSYIEVQQPDGTISFQPVSNNNSLLNLALTQNIALTGGTIFVQKQLQRFDDFARNTTRYNGIPFGIGFAQPLFRFNEMKWSREIEPLKYQEGNQQFFSAREEVALNATGYYFDLLIAQVNLQIAEKNRSNNDTLYQIAQHKLELGKISQNDLLQLQMGVLTAEKDLASAQQATAVASLRLKMYLSLRDERAVALEIPQEAHEFAIDPQRALDEAFANRADAIAFRRRLLEAERDALREKKEIGLNALLEASFGFSNQGTRPGDIYMDPQDREFVQLQFTLPIMTWGRNKARIEIAKANREFAQQSVEQDRLTFEQEIFTQVTLFQMLQKQVKLTRLTDSIAANRYQIAQDRFILGNLSVTDLGIAMQEKDRARRDYILALRDYWQAYYSLRLLTLYDFEKNNKIQ; from the coding sequence ATGAAAAAACTTCTTCCCATACTCTTGCTTTTAATTCAAAGCCATTTTTCCTTCGCCCAGACGCAGCATTATACCCTGAAGGAAGTGGTGAACCTGGCGCGTGAGCAATCCATCGCCGCCAAGCAGGCCGCCACCCGCAAGAACACCAACGAGTGGCAGTACCGTTCGTTCATCGCGGACTTCAAGCCGCAACTGAGCCTGAATGGTACCCTACCCGGTTTTACGCGCTCTTACATCGAGGTACAACAGCCGGATGGTACCATTTCCTTTCAACCCGTTTCCAACAACAATTCGCTGCTCAACCTCGCCCTGACCCAGAACATTGCCCTTACGGGCGGCACAATTTTCGTGCAGAAGCAATTGCAGCGATTCGACGACTTTGCCCGCAATACCACCCGCTACAACGGTATCCCCTTCGGAATCGGGTTCGCCCAACCGCTCTTTCGGTTCAACGAAATGAAGTGGAGCCGGGAAATCGAACCGCTCAAATACCAGGAGGGCAATCAACAGTTCTTTTCTGCGCGTGAGGAGGTGGCCCTGAACGCCACGGGCTACTATTTCGACCTTTTGATCGCGCAGGTCAACCTGCAGATTGCCGAAAAAAACCGCAGCAACAATGACACACTCTACCAGATTGCGCAGCATAAATTGGAACTGGGGAAAATTTCGCAAAACGACCTCCTGCAATTGCAAATGGGGGTACTTACCGCCGAAAAAGATTTAGCCTCGGCGCAACAGGCTACGGCCGTCGCGTCGTTGCGGCTGAAAATGTACCTCAGCTTGCGCGATGAGCGGGCGGTGGCGCTCGAAATTCCACAGGAAGCCCATGAATTTGCCATTGATCCCCAACGTGCCCTGGATGAAGCCTTCGCCAACCGCGCCGATGCCATTGCGTTCCGGAGGCGCCTCCTTGAGGCGGAACGCGACGCACTGCGCGAAAAAAAAGAAATAGGCCTGAACGCCTTACTGGAAGCCTCTTTCGGTTTTTCCAATCAGGGTACCCGGCCGGGTGACATCTATATGGATCCCCAGGACCGGGAATTTGTGCAGTTGCAATTCACCCTGCCCATCATGACCTGGGGCAGAAACAAGGCCCGGATCGAAATTGCCAAAGCCAACCGGGAATTTGCCCAGCAATCGGTAGAGCAGGACCGGCTCACTTTCGAGCAGGAAATATTCACCCAGGTGACGCTCTTTCAAATGCTACAGAAACAGGTGAAATTGACCCGACTCACCGACAGCATTGCCGCCAATCGCTACCAGATTGCCCAGGACCGGTTCATACTGGGAAACCTGAGCGTAACCGACCTCGGCATCGCCATGCAGGAGAAAGACCGCGCCCGCCGGGACTACATCCTGGCCCTGCGCGACTACTGGCAGGCGTATTACAGCCTGCGGCTACTCACGTTGTATGATTTCGAAAAAAACAATAAAATCCAATAA
- a CDS encoding ABC transporter permease, which translates to MILNYIKIAWKVLLRHPFYTFITLFGISLTLTVLMVLTSFLDHVLGSHYPETNRNRSLYITRLEQRDTTHQGRNMGPMSFNFLKTYAKSLKTPERVGIATIFGFANTYINGKRIKLNTKYTDADFWRVTDFKFLDGKPFTEQNINNGDHVVVITDDLRKQYFEDDGASAIGKYIDIESINYRVIGVVQGSPVTRPYTYGDVYFPYTAPKSNYQDKAMRGGFLAIVLAKDEHDLPAIRDEYASTVGKIPLPQTDNGFTFHEMKTEANPYLDDFAGVFLDGARTTIVYSIIIFLMLMLMGLPAINLVNVNVSRIMERASEIGVRKAFGAPAKALLWQFIIENIFITFIGGFFALLLTFLIITLINNSGWIAYADLTINFPVFAASIAVCLVFGLLSGVLPALRMSKLKIVDALKS; encoded by the coding sequence ATGATCTTAAACTATATAAAAATCGCCTGGAAGGTACTGCTGCGGCATCCGTTCTATACCTTCATCACTCTCTTTGGCATCAGCCTCACGCTGACGGTACTGATGGTACTCACCTCTTTTCTCGATCACGTGTTAGGGTCGCATTATCCCGAAACCAATCGCAATCGGTCGTTGTACATTACGCGCCTGGAACAACGGGACACTACGCACCAGGGCCGGAATATGGGGCCTATGAGTTTTAACTTTTTGAAGACCTACGCAAAAAGCCTCAAAACTCCCGAACGGGTCGGCATCGCGACTATTTTCGGTTTTGCCAATACGTACATCAACGGGAAGCGCATCAAGCTCAACACCAAGTACACCGACGCCGATTTCTGGCGGGTCACTGACTTTAAGTTTCTGGATGGCAAGCCTTTTACCGAACAAAACATCAACAATGGCGACCATGTGGTGGTCATTACGGATGATCTGCGCAAGCAGTACTTTGAAGACGACGGAGCTTCGGCTATCGGCAAATACATTGACATCGAATCCATTAATTACCGTGTCATTGGGGTAGTTCAGGGTAGTCCCGTCACGCGTCCCTACACCTACGGCGACGTATATTTCCCGTACACTGCGCCCAAAAGCAACTACCAGGACAAGGCCATGCGGGGTGGTTTTCTGGCGATCGTGTTGGCCAAAGACGAACATGACCTGCCGGCCATCCGGGACGAATACGCCAGCACGGTGGGCAAAATACCCCTGCCCCAAACCGATAATGGGTTCACTTTCCACGAAATGAAGACCGAAGCTAACCCCTACCTGGACGATTTTGCGGGTGTGTTCCTGGACGGCGCCCGAACCACCATTGTCTACTCGATCATCATCTTTCTGATGCTGATGCTCATGGGCCTACCCGCTATCAACCTGGTGAATGTCAACGTGAGCCGGATTATGGAACGGGCTTCCGAAATCGGCGTTCGAAAAGCATTCGGCGCGCCCGCCAAAGCGCTGCTTTGGCAATTCATCATCGAGAATATCTTCATCACCTTCATTGGAGGATTCTTTGCCCTGCTACTGACTTTCCTGATCATCACGCTGATCAACAACAGCGGCTGGATTGCCTATGCTGATCTGACCATTAATTTTCCCGTCTTCGCGGCCAGCATCGCGGTCTGTCTGGTGTTCGGTCTGCTGTCGGGAGTACTTCCTGCCCTGCGCATGTCCAAACTCAAAATCGTGGACGCCCTTAAATCCTAA
- a CDS encoding ABC transporter permease, with the protein MLRHLFKLIWNKKGSHSLLIIEIWASFMVLFGVLSLIVYNISNYLEPIGFEYENVWVLDLNNNQDTTAIAEKNNQIMQRIRSYRQVESATRMSSNTPFSANTMNNSINYHKVSTMADNYYTDEEFSKTLDLPLLAGRWYRPEDRVSKSVPVVINKKLQDKLFGDENPLGKVLGERNYETEKKEEGQKTTQRVVGVVDKFKAKGEYMSDNPAIFMLFDKDDQWNKNILIKTKPGTDATFEAKLVKDLAAMVPGWSIEVSYLTESRANRHNLVLVPVIIFLIISVFLLTNVALGLFGILNLNIARRRSEIGLRRAMGATESRVTTQFLGEMWVLAAFSILLGLLFAVQFPLLNVFDFAAGVYIVAILAAVVIIFVIVTLCAWYPSQQAARIHPATALHEE; encoded by the coding sequence ATGCTACGTCATCTTTTCAAACTCATCTGGAATAAAAAGGGTAGCCACTCCCTGCTCATCATCGAAATATGGGCTTCCTTCATGGTCCTTTTCGGGGTACTTTCCCTCATCGTGTACAACATCAGCAACTACCTCGAGCCTATTGGGTTCGAATATGAAAATGTGTGGGTACTGGACCTGAATAACAATCAGGACACAACTGCCATTGCCGAAAAAAACAATCAGATCATGCAGCGAATCCGCTCCTACCGGCAGGTAGAATCGGCCACCCGCATGAGCAGTAATACGCCTTTTTCGGCTAATACCATGAATAATAGTATCAACTACCATAAGGTATCTACCATGGCCGACAACTACTATACCGACGAAGAGTTCAGCAAAACTCTCGACCTACCTCTGTTGGCCGGGCGATGGTACCGTCCCGAAGACCGGGTTTCCAAGTCCGTTCCGGTGGTGATCAATAAGAAATTGCAGGACAAGTTGTTCGGAGACGAGAATCCACTGGGCAAAGTGCTGGGAGAAAGAAATTATGAAACCGAAAAGAAAGAAGAAGGGCAGAAGACCACCCAGCGAGTAGTGGGTGTAGTAGACAAGTTCAAAGCTAAAGGCGAGTACATGTCCGACAATCCAGCCATATTCATGCTGTTCGATAAAGACGACCAGTGGAATAAGAATATCCTGATCAAAACCAAACCCGGTACCGACGCTACTTTTGAAGCAAAACTGGTCAAAGACCTCGCCGCCATGGTACCCGGCTGGAGCATCGAAGTGAGCTACCTGACCGAATCGCGTGCCAATCGTCATAACCTGGTACTGGTACCGGTCATTATCTTTCTTATTATCAGTGTATTTCTGCTCACGAATGTAGCGCTGGGTTTATTCGGGATTTTGAATCTGAATATCGCCCGCCGTAGGAGCGAAATCGGCTTGCGCCGCGCCATGGGGGCTACCGAAAGTCGGGTTACCACGCAGTTTCTGGGCGAAATGTGGGTGCTGGCGGCATTCAGCATTCTCCTCGGGTTGCTGTTCGCCGTGCAGTTTCCGTTGTTGAATGTGTTTGATTTTGCGGCCGGAGTGTATATCGTCGCCATACTCGCCGCCGTGGTTATTATCTTTGTCATCGTAACCCTCTGCGCCTGGTACCCCAGCCAACAGGCCGCCCGCATCCATCCAGCCACCGCGCTGCATGAAGAGTAA
- a CDS encoding sensor histidine kinase translates to MKWSTRTQYILFLTTLHGVLIFLVYKVLFQDKVLFIASEVFLLVSIVFSIRIYQNFMRPNEFVKSGIEAIKDKDFTIKFVPTGKGEVDTLIEVYNLMIDQLREERTKLNEQHYFLEKLIAASPISIIILDFDDRIASLNAKAQILFKVPSENLFGKTLEETGLALLAELGTLADGDSRIVKTNGVETYKVQRSHFMDQGFRRSFLMIEELTAELLESEKKAYGKVIRMMAHEVNNTLGATDSILQTTRNFLDTDEYAELNEALRIASERNQRLTRFMRNFADVVRLPSPTREPIDFGQLVQDVALFMQSFAEGKGISLSFTPIESEVPLRADAGQMEQVLVNVIKNAIEACDAGQRVELMLAPHQLAVRDNGKPISTEQSIQLFNPFYSSKPDGQGIGLTLSREILVNHGFAFSLKTGEDGWTEFVVEF, encoded by the coding sequence ATGAAGTGGTCTACCCGAACCCAGTACATCCTGTTTCTGACCACGCTCCACGGGGTACTTATTTTTCTGGTGTACAAGGTACTGTTTCAGGATAAGGTACTGTTTATCGCTTCCGAGGTGTTCCTGCTCGTTTCAATCGTTTTTTCCATTCGGATTTATCAGAACTTTATGCGACCCAACGAATTTGTCAAATCCGGCATTGAAGCCATCAAGGACAAGGATTTTACGATCAAGTTTGTCCCGACCGGGAAGGGCGAGGTAGATACGCTCATCGAAGTGTACAATCTGATGATTGACCAGCTGCGCGAAGAACGCACCAAACTCAACGAACAGCATTATTTTCTGGAAAAGCTTATCGCCGCCTCGCCCATTTCCATCATTATCCTCGACTTCGACGATCGCATTGCGTCTCTCAATGCAAAGGCGCAGATACTCTTCAAGGTACCCTCTGAAAATTTATTCGGCAAAACCCTCGAAGAAACCGGACTAGCCCTGCTGGCCGAACTAGGTACCCTGGCCGACGGTGATTCCAGAATCGTGAAAACCAATGGCGTGGAAACGTATAAGGTACAGCGCTCGCACTTTATGGATCAGGGGTTCAGGCGGTCGTTTCTGATGATTGAAGAACTGACCGCTGAACTACTGGAATCAGAAAAGAAAGCCTACGGAAAAGTGATTCGGATGATGGCCCACGAAGTAAACAACACCCTGGGCGCCACCGATTCGATCCTGCAAACAACGCGGAATTTTCTGGATACCGACGAATACGCCGAGTTGAACGAAGCCTTGCGCATCGCCTCCGAACGAAACCAGCGCCTCACCCGCTTCATGCGGAATTTTGCCGATGTGGTACGCCTACCCTCCCCCACCCGCGAACCCATTGATTTTGGTCAGCTGGTTCAGGATGTGGCACTTTTTATGCAGTCCTTCGCCGAAGGAAAAGGCATTTCCTTAAGTTTTACACCCATCGAATCTGAGGTACCCCTTCGGGCCGATGCCGGGCAGATGGAGCAGGTACTGGTCAATGTGATCAAAAACGCCATCGAAGCCTGCGACGCAGGGCAACGGGTGGAGCTTATGTTGGCCCCGCACCAACTGGCCGTCCGTGACAATGGCAAACCCATTTCCACTGAACAATCCATCCAGCTTTTCAATCCCTTCTACAGCAGCAAGCCCGACGGACAGGGCATCGGCCTCACCCTTAGCCGCGAGATTCTGGTCAACCACGGATTTGCGTTTTCGTTGAAGACGGGAGAAGATGGGTGGACGGAGTTTGTAGTGGAATTTTGA